A DNA window from Paenibacillus sp. HWE-109 contains the following coding sequences:
- a CDS encoding ABC transporter ATP-binding protein, with amino-acid sequence MKQLLEIANLSVEFTSHSGVLKAIEDVSLTIGQGETVCLVGESGSGKSVTSKSVMRLIDYENGKISEGQIWLDGDELTRLPQKELRALRGKKMAMVFQEPMAAFDPVFTIGSQIIEVIIQHKQGNRHQAWERAVHLLQRVGIPEPEIRMKQYPGEMSGGMLQRAMIAMALACGPQLLIADEPTTALDVTIQAQILHLLQELKAEFNMSILLITHDMGIAAEMADRIIVMYAGQIVEQATVQQLFTTPHHPYTRGLLRSITTIDSDRSSRLFSIEGTIPPLSELPSGCRFHPRCPYASDHCRQESPPLRQVNDRLTACWHAEEFVRLEEWQADGKASSETVLLADHPRSEGQETVKETLFEVKGLSKFYPLGKGAFNRSQASIRAVEDVSFTIKKGETFGLVGESGSGKSTLGRVLLQLEKATEGKVFFGGQDLSELSTKGLQEARREMQVIFQDPYGSVNPRWKVGDIIGEPFDIHHALSRAEKREKVEQLLELVGLNRTSYDRYPHEFSGGQRQRIGIARAIALNPQFILADEAVSALDVSVQAQIVNLMQDLQKKLGLTYLFIAHGLNIVRHISDRIGVMYLGKMVEIAPSEALFLHPTHHYTKGLLSSIPSPDPTRKREWLAIEGEIPSPANPPSGCRFHTRCPAATAKCQEEQPELRQIREEHWTACHYPL; translated from the coding sequence GTGAAGCAATTGCTGGAGATTGCGAATTTAAGTGTTGAATTTACTTCTCATTCCGGCGTTCTTAAGGCGATTGAGGACGTGTCTCTAACGATTGGGCAAGGGGAAACGGTTTGTCTTGTGGGCGAATCCGGCAGCGGCAAGTCGGTTACATCAAAGTCGGTCATGCGCTTGATTGATTATGAGAACGGCAAGATTTCCGAAGGTCAGATTTGGCTGGATGGGGATGAATTGACGCGATTGCCGCAGAAAGAACTGCGGGCGCTGCGTGGCAAGAAGATGGCTATGGTTTTTCAGGAGCCAATGGCAGCCTTCGATCCCGTGTTTACCATCGGGAGTCAAATTATTGAAGTGATCATTCAGCACAAGCAAGGGAATCGACATCAGGCTTGGGAGCGGGCTGTGCATTTATTGCAGCGTGTCGGCATCCCGGAACCGGAAATTCGGATGAAGCAATACCCCGGTGAAATGTCAGGCGGCATGCTGCAGCGCGCCATGATCGCTATGGCGCTTGCTTGCGGCCCGCAACTGCTTATTGCCGATGAGCCGACAACCGCGCTTGATGTGACGATTCAGGCACAAATTCTGCATTTGCTGCAGGAGCTCAAAGCGGAGTTTAATATGTCGATCCTGCTCATTACGCACGATATGGGGATTGCTGCCGAGATGGCCGATCGCATTATCGTGATGTATGCCGGGCAAATCGTGGAACAGGCTACTGTGCAGCAGTTGTTTACAACGCCTCATCATCCGTATACACGGGGCTTGCTGCGTTCCATTACAACGATAGACAGCGATCGTTCTTCGCGGTTGTTTTCCATTGAAGGGACCATTCCACCGTTATCGGAACTGCCATCGGGGTGCCGGTTTCATCCGCGCTGCCCTTATGCGTCAGATCATTGCAGGCAGGAAAGTCCACCGCTCCGTCAAGTGAATGACCGTTTAACCGCTTGTTGGCATGCGGAAGAATTCGTTCGGCTGGAGGAGTGGCAAGCTGATGGGAAGGCGTCAAGCGAAACGGTTCTCCTGGCCGATCATCCGCGCTCAGAAGGGCAAGAGACGGTAAAGGAGACTCTTTTCGAAGTCAAAGGGTTAAGTAAATTTTATCCGCTTGGCAAAGGGGCATTCAACCGTTCTCAAGCATCCATCCGAGCTGTGGAGGATGTCTCATTTACGATTAAGAAGGGGGAAACCTTCGGTCTGGTAGGTGAATCCGGTAGCGGCAAGTCCACACTGGGCAGGGTGCTGCTGCAGCTTGAGAAGGCCACGGAAGGCAAGGTGTTTTTCGGCGGACAGGATTTATCCGAGCTCTCTACCAAAGGGCTTCAGGAAGCAAGACGCGAGATGCAGGTCATCTTCCAAGACCCTTACGGTTCGGTGAACCCGCGATGGAAAGTCGGCGACATTATCGGAGAACCCTTTGATATTCATCATGCTCTGAGCCGTGCGGAGAAACGTGAGAAGGTCGAGCAATTATTGGAACTTGTCGGCTTAAACCGGACCAGCTACGATCGGTATCCGCATGAGTTTTCAGGCGGGCAGAGGCAGCGAATTGGCATCGCGCGGGCGATTGCGCTCAATCCGCAGTTTATTCTGGCCGATGAGGCGGTATCTGCTTTGGATGTATCGGTGCAAGCGCAGATTGTGAACTTGATGCAGGATTTGCAGAAAAAGCTTGGGCTGACGTATTTATTTATCGCGCATGGCTTAAATATTGTGCGGCATATCTCGGATCGCATCGGTGTCATGTACTTGGGCAAAATGGTCGAAATTGCACCGAGTGAGGCGCTATTTCTTCATCCCACGCATCACTATACCAAAGGATTGCTTTCCTCGATCCCTTCACCGGATCCAACCCGGAAACGGGAGTGGCTTGCGATTGAAGGTGAAATTCCATCCCCAGCGAATCCGCCATCCGGGTGCAGATTCCATACCCGCTGCCCGGCAGCTACAGCCAAATGCCAAGAGGAGCAGCCGGAATTGCGGCAAATCCGCGAAGAGCATTGGACGGCTTGTCATTACCCTTTGTAA
- a CDS encoding ABC transporter permease, with product MKEAVSTRAVWQKGHWQLRFPKLTRKLNATEILVYLAAIVTLFIIGCAIFPGWIAPYAPTAMMTDQILQAPSKAHLFGTDYFGRDIFSVVVFGSRDSLFIGFASVLAGGLVGGIIGSIAGYIGGVLDTIFMRIIDVLMTIPGILLALAIAAALGPHLFNLIFAVAAASVPQYARVMRGQILSIKNRSFITASRSIGASRGRIFFRHVLTNAWSPLLVMSTIGLGSSILVGAGLSFLGLGVLKEVPDWGTLLSQGRGYLTVAWWICTFPGLAITAFVLSVNLIGDKLRDALDPKQRRS from the coding sequence ATGAAAGAAGCTGTTTCTACACGGGCTGTCTGGCAAAAGGGTCATTGGCAGCTTCGTTTTCCCAAATTGACCCGTAAATTGAATGCGACGGAAATACTCGTTTATTTGGCTGCTATCGTCACTTTATTCATTATTGGCTGTGCGATATTTCCGGGTTGGATTGCTCCCTATGCGCCAACGGCCATGATGACAGATCAAATCCTGCAGGCGCCGAGCAAAGCCCACTTATTCGGAACAGACTATTTTGGCCGAGATATATTTAGCGTCGTTGTGTTCGGCAGTCGGGACTCGTTGTTTATCGGTTTTGCGTCTGTGCTTGCAGGTGGGCTAGTTGGCGGGATCATTGGTTCAATTGCTGGCTACATTGGCGGTGTGCTTGACACGATCTTTATGCGGATCATCGATGTTCTGATGACGATACCGGGCATATTGCTGGCTTTGGCTATTGCTGCTGCACTCGGCCCTCATTTATTCAATCTGATTTTTGCTGTAGCTGCCGCCTCTGTTCCCCAATATGCCAGGGTTATGCGTGGGCAAATCTTGAGCATTAAAAACCGCTCTTTCATCACGGCTTCGCGCTCCATTGGCGCTTCAAGGGGGAGAATATTTTTCCGGCATGTGCTGACGAATGCTTGGTCTCCGCTGCTTGTGATGTCCACGATCGGACTCGGCTCCTCGATCTTGGTGGGCGCAGGTTTAAGTTTCCTCGGGTTAGGTGTGCTCAAAGAGGTTCCCGACTGGGGGACTTTATTATCCCAAGGCAGAGGTTACTTAACGGTTGCTTGGTGGATATGTACGTTTCCTGGCCTGGCGATTACTGCTTTTGTGCTATCGGTCAATTTAATCGGAGATAAGCTGCGCGACGCCTTGGATCCAAAACAGAGAAGGTCATAA
- a CDS encoding ABC transporter permease: MARIITERLIVSLLVILGSLVLVFCILYLLPGDPVLSMIDPSSMTPEAIANLRNQLGLNEPFYVQFGHYVFSMLHGDFGKSLLNSEPVLPKILKHLPATLALTLASTLISTVLGVGLGVLSAIHRNRLIDVVARIVGLFGISMPTFWSGILLILIFSVSLGWFPAMGSKGLITLVLPSLALGFVGAGFIVRMVRNSMLEVINEHFIVTLRAKGVSEKIVMYRHALRNALIPAITIIGIHIGDLLAGTVVIETVFSRQGIGRILADAIMSKDLPVVQGVVFFSAIIYVLVNLLVDISYVFIDPRVRRTQ; this comes from the coding sequence ATGGCCAGGATCATAACAGAAAGGCTGATTGTTTCCTTGCTAGTCATTCTCGGTTCTTTAGTCCTTGTTTTCTGTATCCTCTATCTGCTTCCGGGAGATCCGGTTCTGTCTATGATTGATCCTTCATCTATGACGCCAGAGGCGATAGCGAATCTAAGGAACCAGCTAGGCTTGAATGAGCCGTTCTATGTCCAATTTGGCCATTATGTCTTCTCCATGCTGCATGGAGATTTCGGCAAGTCATTGCTGAATAGTGAACCTGTTTTGCCCAAAATACTCAAGCATCTGCCTGCGACTTTGGCCTTAACATTGGCTAGCACTTTGATATCCACTGTCTTAGGCGTCGGACTGGGTGTGCTGTCGGCCATTCACCGCAATCGTCTGATTGACGTTGTGGCGCGCATTGTTGGCTTGTTTGGGATCTCGATGCCGACTTTCTGGTCAGGGATTCTCTTGATTCTCATTTTCTCTGTTTCCTTGGGATGGTTTCCGGCGATGGGGTCCAAAGGGTTGATCACGCTCGTTCTTCCTTCTCTTGCTCTTGGCTTTGTCGGTGCGGGATTCATAGTTCGGATGGTGCGAAACTCGATGCTCGAGGTTATCAACGAACATTTCATTGTGACCCTGCGGGCCAAAGGGGTATCGGAGAAAATAGTGATGTACCGCCATGCGCTGCGCAATGCTTTAATTCCGGCGATCACGATTATCGGGATTCATATCGGTGATTTGTTGGCAGGTACGGTTGTCATTGAGACGGTGTTCTCTAGACAAGGGATCGGCCGAATCCTTGCGGATGCGATTATGTCCAAAGACTTGCCTGTTGTTCAAGGGGTTGTTTTTTTCTCAGCCATCATCTATGTCTTGGTAAATTTGTTAGTCGATATCTCCTATGTATTCATTGATCCTCGAGTTCGGAGAACACAGTAA
- a CDS encoding ABC transporter substrate-binding protein, with amino-acid sequence MIIGLTGCGSTNNGNGKSAEPGKQEAKQAAVVGGDLTYALATSPDSLDPHRSGLAVAVRVLRTIYDSLVVQLPDGSIKPWLATEWTTAPDGLSYTFKLRKDVKFHDGTPFTAEAVKFSYDRILDPATKAANSVALIKPYKSSEIIDDYTIKINLETPSRAFLGNLSQALLGIVSPTSAKKFGDQFGKNPVGSGPFTFVKWEENATIQVKRNPDYAWAPELVENKGKSYLDQITFSIVPEEATRIGSVQSKQVLAGETVPPQNIVSLKSDTSVQVHQVNTTGLPYTLFINQRKTPWNDVKARQALQAAIDVDAIVKTLYLGTYPRSWSPLTPGVIGYDASLENGIKPDVAKANKLLDELGWVKGTDGVRVKDGKKLTLHYVDGSPNREKRNDIAVIIQQQLKQIGVVVEVEITKDTANVVYTKGDYDIYGNSQVNTDPNALYAFYHTGDPKARPTLPGLADPQVDKWLEQGAIEPDDKKRVDLYKQVQKAIIDQAVIIPIYVFPYTVAASKTVKGLKFDPLGYPLFNDTFIQK; translated from the coding sequence ATGATAATAGGATTAACGGGATGCGGTTCAACGAATAATGGCAATGGGAAGTCAGCTGAGCCAGGGAAACAAGAAGCCAAGCAAGCAGCAGTCGTAGGTGGGGATCTAACCTATGCGTTAGCCACTTCGCCGGATTCCTTGGATCCGCATCGCAGCGGTCTTGCCGTAGCGGTTCGGGTGCTTCGAACGATCTATGACAGCTTGGTAGTACAGCTTCCTGATGGTTCGATTAAACCATGGCTTGCCACGGAGTGGACGACAGCTCCAGATGGTCTCAGCTATACGTTCAAACTGCGCAAGGATGTGAAATTCCACGACGGGACGCCGTTTACAGCGGAAGCTGTTAAGTTCAGCTATGATCGTATCTTGGATCCGGCTACCAAAGCTGCTAATTCTGTAGCTCTGATCAAGCCGTACAAATCGTCCGAAATTATTGATGATTATACGATAAAAATTAACCTGGAAACGCCGTCCAGAGCCTTCCTCGGCAATTTAAGCCAAGCGCTGCTAGGGATTGTGTCCCCAACATCAGCCAAGAAGTTCGGCGACCAGTTTGGCAAAAACCCGGTGGGGTCAGGGCCGTTTACCTTTGTGAAATGGGAGGAAAATGCCACGATTCAAGTGAAGCGCAATCCAGATTATGCCTGGGCGCCTGAACTTGTAGAGAACAAAGGGAAGTCGTATTTGGATCAAATTACGTTCAGCATTGTGCCGGAAGAAGCAACACGAATCGGCAGTGTGCAAAGTAAACAAGTATTAGCCGGTGAGACCGTGCCTCCACAGAACATTGTTTCCTTGAAATCGGATACGAGTGTGCAGGTTCATCAAGTTAATACGACAGGATTACCGTACACCTTATTTATTAATCAACGTAAAACACCTTGGAATGATGTCAAAGCCAGACAAGCGCTGCAAGCGGCAATTGATGTAGATGCAATTGTGAAAACACTGTATTTGGGCACTTATCCGCGTTCTTGGTCACCCCTTACACCCGGAGTTATCGGTTATGATGCCTCATTGGAAAATGGTATTAAACCAGACGTAGCGAAAGCAAATAAGCTTCTCGATGAGCTTGGGTGGGTCAAAGGCACGGACGGCGTTCGTGTGAAAGACGGCAAGAAATTAACGCTGCACTATGTCGATGGCTCGCCGAATCGCGAGAAACGCAATGATATTGCCGTCATTATCCAACAACAATTGAAACAAATCGGCGTCGTCGTTGAAGTGGAAATTACCAAAGATACAGCCAATGTTGTTTACACCAAAGGGGACTATGACATTTATGGCAATAGTCAGGTCAACACGGATCCGAATGCGTTATATGCGTTTTATCATACTGGTGACCCCAAAGCCCGTCCAACGCTGCCAGGTCTCGCTGATCCGCAAGTGGACAAATGGCTGGAGCAAGGGGCTATTGAGCCTGACGATAAAAAGCGTGTAGACCTGTATAAACAAGTTCAAAAAGCGATTATTGATCAAGCGGTGATCATTCCGATCTATGTATTCCCGTATACCGTAGCCGCATCCAAAACAGTTAAAGGTCTGAAGTTTGATCCGCTCGGATATCCACTCTTCAATGATACGTTTATCCAAAAATAA
- a CDS encoding LLM class flavin-dependent oxidoreductase: MGKQRKLKLGANISGVGNSMSLWRHPDVANDASVNLAYYQQQAQIAEAGKLDFVFIADGLYINEHSNPHFLNRFEPLTILSALGAVTSHIGLVATLSTSYSEPFTVARQFSSLDHISGGRAGWNVVTSPLEGSAQNFGKGKHPDHALRYRIAEEYVQVVKGLWDSWEDDAFVRDKESGVFFDPAKLHTLNHKGEFFSIQGPLNIARSRQGHPVVFQAGSSESGRDLAARTAEVIYTAHETIEEAQLFYQDIKGRAAAYGRNPDEILIFPAFNPVIGRTQEEAERKYQEVADLVTIESALAYLGRYFEHHDFSQYPLDEPFPDLGDLGTNSFRATTDKIKSEAKELGLTLRQAALRASTPRGAFVGSAETIADLVEKWFTEEAADGLVIRTTIPQTLNDFVELVVPILQERGIYRTEYEADTLRGNLGISVPANRYAKETVQQ, translated from the coding sequence ATGGGAAAACAAAGGAAATTAAAGCTAGGAGCTAATATAAGCGGTGTCGGAAACAGTATGTCACTGTGGAGACACCCCGACGTTGCGAATGATGCCAGCGTGAATCTGGCTTACTATCAGCAGCAAGCACAAATTGCAGAAGCGGGGAAATTGGATTTTGTGTTCATCGCTGATGGCTTGTATATCAATGAGCATTCGAATCCGCACTTTTTGAATCGCTTCGAACCGCTGACCATCCTGTCTGCACTAGGGGCGGTGACGTCCCATATCGGGTTGGTGGCTACGCTGTCGACTTCTTACAGTGAGCCTTTCACAGTTGCCAGGCAGTTCTCATCCCTGGACCATATCAGCGGAGGGCGTGCCGGATGGAATGTAGTTACATCTCCGCTGGAAGGCTCCGCCCAGAATTTCGGCAAAGGCAAGCACCCGGACCATGCGCTGCGTTACCGCATTGCTGAAGAATATGTGCAAGTAGTGAAAGGTTTGTGGGATTCGTGGGAAGATGATGCTTTCGTGCGGGATAAAGAATCCGGTGTTTTCTTCGATCCTGCCAAGCTGCATACATTGAATCACAAGGGAGAATTCTTTTCGATTCAGGGTCCATTGAATATTGCTCGTTCAAGGCAGGGGCATCCCGTTGTGTTTCAAGCGGGTTCTTCGGAATCCGGTAGAGATTTGGCGGCCAGAACTGCCGAAGTCATCTACACGGCACATGAAACTATTGAAGAAGCGCAGCTGTTTTATCAGGATATCAAAGGGCGGGCAGCCGCTTATGGGCGAAATCCGGATGAAATCCTGATCTTTCCAGCGTTTAATCCTGTTATCGGACGAACGCAGGAGGAGGCGGAACGCAAATATCAGGAGGTTGCGGATCTGGTCACGATCGAGAGTGCGCTCGCCTATTTGGGCCGCTATTTCGAGCATCACGACTTCTCGCAATATCCGCTGGATGAGCCGTTCCCTGACTTGGGCGACTTAGGAACGAACAGCTTCCGAGCCACGACGGATAAGATAAAAAGTGAAGCGAAGGAGCTTGGTCTGACGCTTCGCCAAGCAGCGCTTAGAGCGTCGACGCCAAGAGGTGCTTTTGTAGGCTCAGCGGAAACGATTGCCGACTTGGTGGAAAAGTGGTTCACGGAAGAAGCGGCAGATGGGCTGGTCATTCGTACGACGATTCCCCAAACCCTCAATGATTTCGTGGAGCTCGTCGTCCCGATTCTGCAAGAGCGGGGCATCTACCGTACGGAATACGAAGCAGATACGCTGAGAGGCAACTTAGGCATCTCTGTTCCTGCAAATCGCTATGCCAAAGAGACTGTTCAACAATAG
- a CDS encoding LLM class flavin-dependent oxidoreductase, which translates to MSKTKQLKLGAIIHGVGGNMSSWKHPEAIVDASVNFPYYKQQAQKAEAGKFDLLFIADGLFINDKSIPHFLNRFEPITILSALAAVTSKIGLVGTLSTSYSEPFTVSRQFSSLDHISSGRAGWNVVTSPLEGSALNYNKKLEEHPDHPKRYRIASEYLQVAKGLWDSWEDDAFVRNKESGVFFDPEKLHRLDHKGEFFSVQGPLNIGRSKQGRPVIFQAGSSEDGKNLAAKEADAIFTGHPTVDDAKRFYDDVKGRAAGFGRNPDEIVVMPGIGPIIGATEEEAERKYQEVANLVTIEEALAYLGRYFEHHDFTQYEVDAPFPDLGELGKNSFQSTTDRIKQNAKEQGLSLRQVALQAATPRPLFIGTPIQIADRIQAWFESGAADGFIVGSGVPNGLNDFVDLVIPILQERGIYRTEYEADTLRGNLGLPYPTNRYVKETVTH; encoded by the coding sequence ATGTCCAAAACGAAACAATTGAAACTCGGCGCCATTATTCATGGTGTTGGAGGTAATATGTCATCGTGGAAGCATCCTGAAGCTATTGTTGATGCCAGCGTGAACTTTCCCTATTACAAGCAGCAAGCCCAGAAAGCGGAAGCTGGTAAATTTGACCTCTTATTCATCGCAGATGGATTATTCATTAATGATAAATCGATTCCGCACTTTCTCAATCGGTTTGAACCGATCACTATTTTATCCGCATTAGCGGCTGTAACTTCCAAAATTGGGCTAGTCGGCACGTTATCGACTTCCTATAGCGAGCCTTTCACAGTGTCCAGACAGTTTTCATCCTTGGATCACATCAGCAGCGGCAGAGCTGGCTGGAATGTCGTGACTTCGCCGCTTGAAGGCTCTGCGCTCAATTACAATAAGAAGCTTGAGGAACATCCCGATCATCCGAAGCGCTACCGGATTGCTTCTGAATATTTGCAAGTAGCCAAAGGTTTATGGGATTCCTGGGAAGATGACGCATTTGTGCGAAATAAGGAGTCAGGCGTCTTCTTTGATCCTGAGAAGCTTCATCGCTTGGATCACAAAGGAGAGTTCTTCTCCGTACAAGGTCCGCTGAATATCGGAAGATCCAAACAGGGCAGACCGGTTATTTTCCAAGCAGGGTCTTCAGAAGATGGTAAAAATTTAGCAGCCAAAGAAGCTGACGCGATCTTTACCGGACATCCGACAGTGGATGACGCCAAGCGGTTCTATGACGATGTGAAAGGAAGAGCGGCAGGATTCGGCCGAAACCCGGATGAAATCGTTGTGATGCCTGGTATCGGACCTATCATCGGTGCAACGGAGGAGGAGGCGGAGCGCAAATATCAGGAAGTCGCCAATCTCGTGACGATTGAAGAAGCGCTTGCTTATCTCGGAAGATATTTCGAGCATCATGATTTTACGCAATATGAGGTCGATGCGCCATTCCCGGATCTAGGTGAGCTAGGGAAGAATAGTTTCCAGAGCACAACGGACCGCATTAAGCAAAATGCCAAAGAGCAAGGGCTGAGCTTGCGTCAAGTTGCCTTGCAAGCGGCAACGCCTCGTCCGCTTTTCATCGGCACGCCAATTCAAATTGCCGATCGCATTCAAGCGTGGTTTGAGAGCGGAGCAGCAGACGGCTTTATCGTGGGTTCAGGCGTTCCGAATGGGCTGAATGATTTCGTGGATTTGGTCATTCCGATCTTGCAAGAACGCGGCATTTATCGGACGGAGTATGAAGCCGATACGCTTCGCGGCAATCTAGGCCTGCCGTATCCAACGAACCGTTATGTGAAGGAAACAGTAACGCACTAA